A region of the Acaryochloris sp. CCMEE 5410 genome:
ATGCTAGAACTTGCAACTTAAGAGTAAAAATAATGTTCAATATCTAACTATTTTAAACCAGAGGTAAGAGATTAGATATAATATTTGTATTACTGTAATTGATTATAGAAAAGTGGATTAAGTTGCATCCATAACATACTGTTTTGTAACTAATCACAATTTATGCAGTTAAGAAGGAAGAATTGAAAAAAATCATTCTCACCCTTCTACAATAGAATGTCCGCAAGTTTGTCCCAGTGAGGTTTTCCTGATGCCTTCTGCCACTTCAGAAAAACTGAACCAGCTCCGCCAACAGCTCCAAGAATGCACGAATCCCAAGGTAGCTCAGGTTCTCAAGAGTGCGATCTCAAAGCTCGAAGCTCAGCTCAGCCAAGGTAAAACCCAAACCAAGACACCTAAAGCAGACCATTCCAAGATTGCTGAGCGGAAGGCTGCTCTCAAGAAATCCCAACGGGAAGCTAATCGGATTGCATCACGACAACAGCGAACGGCACTGAAACCCCCTTCACTGAGTACGGTAGAGCCTGAAGCAACATCTCAGAATGGAACGGCCACATCACAGTCTCAAAACAAGTCACAAGAACTATCGACGGCCCAAAGTGAGGACTCCTCAAGCCAGAACACCCCCAAACTACAGACTGACCCATCTCTTCAAAACGTCAACCCCGCCCCTGCAAATCAGCCTCAGGCAAAAGCAACGCCTCAACTACAGCAAACTGCCAAAACTTCCCAAACCAAATCCAAGCAGCGAAACCGTCCTAGACAGAAACAGCCCTTGCTTCCTGGAAATGGAACCCACCGGGCCTGGTGCCAGGTTCCGGGAATCATCCGGGTTCAGGAGGGGGAGGAAAGCCTCAATTATGTCCTAGAGCTTGACGGCCACCAGATCCCATTGAGCGTAAAGACTCGATTTACGAAGTTGATAGGCGCATCCTTGGATCAACCCTTGATGGTCAAATGCTATCCCCGGATTATTGACGGGCAAATTAAATCTGCTCAATTTTGTGGAACTGATGAATGCACATCTGAGAAGTCTGAAGATTGGATTCTCATCGGAGTGTGGAATGCGGACAAGCAGAGGGTGTTAGTACAGCGCGATTGGAGATGCGATCAGAGGAGGCGCATCCTCCAGCACTCCCCTCTGGTGCGAAAGGAATGCCTGGAGCAGCTTGAGGGTCGTAAGCTCTATCGCTTTGAGTGTCAGAGGGAGGGGATTACGGTCACGGTGGTGGGTGCTGAAGCGAACTAAGTATGTTGTCTTTTTTCTCAGGTTTTCAGCAATCAGGCTAGGACCGATCTTGTTAAGGTTGCCAGTCCACAGGCTCCTCAAAGATTTCTGCCTTAGAAAAGGGGCAAGATTGAGGAAGTTGCTTGGGGTCAAGGGGGGTTTCTCGGTTGACTAGATCGAGTCCGTCCTCATAACCGATGCCAATCGCTTCGCTCAGATAGGGTTTTAAGCTAGGATTTTCCTTGAGATGGCGTTGAATTCTCCTGCGTTGCTCTTGAATGGTTGCAGCCCAGCTTTTAGATCGAGCCTCTGGCTGATAGTGCCACTTAAGCAGATGTCCCAGCAGCACTCCCAATCGGTTGCAAAGCTCCCGCCGCTCCTGCTTACCCAACGAATCAATCTCCTCGATCAAGTTTTCGACATCCACTAGCTCCCACTGCTGAGTTTTCAACAGGTCTATTTGACGCTGTGTCCAAGCGTAAAAGTCTTGATCATAGAGAGTGGTGGTTTGCATAAGAATCAGCGCCCTGTTCTAAACTATTGTATCCAAATCCGCCTAAATCCACCCATGACCACTCCCCACCTCTCCTTCAGCCTTACCATCCGACTAACCTCTGAACAGCTCGGATTCCTTGCCTATCTTTATCCCAATGACGATCCTGAAGACGCCCTGATCAAGCTCCTTGAACGCGCCCGGAATCGAGCCATCCGCAAGGCTGAGCAGCAGGTGCATGTTTTGTATCCCGGCCAGGAAGCAGAGGAAGGGCAGGATATATCGCCAGAACAGCCTATCAGCCAGGTGGATGACCGGGTGGAGAATCCTATCGGAGAATTGCAGGAGCTATGCCAGAGGCAGCAAGTATCATTGCCCAACTACGAATTTGAGGCATTACCGGAAGGTTTTTTCTGCACAGTGCAAGCAGTGGGGCTGAAGGGAACTGGAGAGGGACCATCGAAGAAGATGGCGAAGATGGAGGCAGCGAGGGAGTTGTTGGGGGTGATCGGAGGATCATAGCTAGAATCTTTCCCATTGCAATGTCTATGGTATGCCTAAAACTACGTATTATCGCTATCAGGGGAAACCACTAGAGATTAGCGTTTATCTATCGCTATAAATCGGTATTTACGCTGTTTTACTCTTAAATACTTTGTCTGATGATATAGAAGCACTCAAGAGCAAAGCACAGAAATCATGTTAACCAGTTTGTTGGCCGAAGCATTAGCCGTTACCTTTGATAATTTGAACATGACAGCAAGTATCTTGGATTGTGCAAAAGAAGCCTCTGAAGACCTAAGCCCAGAGGCAAGACAAAGGTTAGGACTGGTCCATACAGGCTTAGCAATGGCTATTCAGGCGCTGGAATGCGATGAACTTCAGCACCTGATCAGGCAATCTGAAGTCTATTGTGATTTCTAAAGAATATTGGGCTGGTGGTCTGAGAGTCTACTATTGAGCATCAGAGAATTATGGAATGGTGGACTTTTCGGTGTCACTGTCGGCCAGTATTCTAGTAATCATTCTCTCTCACAGTATTACCCGTGCCTTCTCAACCCTCCAAAGACAACCAGGGACCGATCTCTGAACCCATCAACCATTTGATTGATGAACAGATGGACCGGATCACTGATGCCAACCTCCCCCTCATGGAGAAATTTGGAGAAGCCGCTCGTCAAGTTGCAATCGCGCAATCTAAAACAGAAGGCAGAGGAATAATTTTGGGATTGCAGAGTCCCAGCTCCAAGAAATTCCTGCATGTACAGCAGCAGAGTATCATCCCGGCATTGTGGATGACTGCCGTCTCCTTTAAGCGCAAAGTCGCTCAACGAGTTGAAGCGTATGACCCAAGTCAAGAAGCTGTCGTGGTCATGGTGGTGCCCCCAACTGCTCAGTTATTTCATGCGACCGCAGGTGAGATGGAACTACTGGAAATCCAAGAAGTGGAGCAGACCTCCATCCAACTACCTGCTGGGGTAAAGATCCGATCCGAACAACAAGGTCAGGTTTTTATCTACAACTTCACCCACAAGAAGTTGGGAAAATTGGGTCGAATTGTCGTCAAACCCTATCGTGGCAATCAAGCTCAGATTGACTACGAGCTAGCTGATACTGGATTTGATCCGAGCGCTAAACAGCGACGAGATATTTTTGTCCCTCTTGCTCAGGAATTGATGCAGCGGATTGATCTAGGGTTGATGGGGTAGCTGCGGAACTATTGGCTGCTTCAGGTGTCAGGGGGAGTAACCAATCAGGTGATCCAAGGCTTAAACATGGATGAACATAATGCCTGGAGTATAATCGAATCACTGAGGTTGTGCCTGAATTTGGTAGTAAAGGATTACTGGCATATGGACAATCTTCTTCCCTTTGGGGGGTTATCGCCCCATAAAATCCGGGTGTGTTGCCCCAAGTCATTTGAAGATGCCGAAGAAGCGATCAACGCGATTAAAGCGGATGATATGCTCCTAGTGAATTTGGCGGCTTTGGAATCCAAACTGGCCCAGAGACTAACAGACTACATAGCTGGTAGTACTTTTGCGCTATCAGGAGAGCGAATGGAGATTGGGAAAGGGGTTTTCTTGTTTGCTCCACCTACTTTTTCAATTAGAAAGATTGTGGCATCTGCTTGCTGTGAATTCCGGATATTCCGGGCTCTTGCAAGCTTTTGGTGATGATTTGGAAATCGCCTTCCAACAATACACATAGGCTATTTCAGCTCGTAAGAATAAACCGCCGACTCAATAAATCGAGTTCAGCACGGCCAAACATTTGGCGTTTCAGCATTTTTAAGCGGTTGATCAGTCCTTCAACCGGTCCATTACTCCACTTCAGTGACAGCCCTGCTCTCACTGCGTCATAATCATCCAGGAGTCCTTTGGCAAAACTAGCTATAGCTGGGAGCGCACTGTCTGTCGCACGTTTGAGCCAGTTATCAAATTCATCAACTTTCTGCTCCCGTACCATCTGAGCAAAATCTTGAGTGAGAGTGATCGCTTCGCCAAAAACTACACAGTACTTCTTTAGGTAAGCGAGAAGCTCTTTGCTATCCTCATCTGACTCTTCATGATGACTGAATACTAGCCAGGTTGCCCGCTGGGCTGTTAATGGGAAGTAAGGTGATTCAATACACTGAACAGGTTGTGATTGTTCTGGTGGTTGCACCTGTTTCAAACACCTAAGGTAACAAGCTACGACGTTATAGCTATTTTGATAGCCAAGCACTTTAATTTCTTCATACAGCTGTCTACCTTGTCGAAACCCTTGATTCCAGCGCTCTAGAATGTAGGGCTTATAGGGGTCGAGGAGGCTCCGCCCTCGGTCATGGCGCTTCTCTCGCTCGCAAAAGGTAGATTGTTTGAGGTATCGTTGGACGGATTTCAGACTAATCCCTACCTGTCGGGCAATCTCCTTGAAGCTTAGACCTTGTTCATGTAGTTCCCAAGTTTGCTGATAGTGAGCAAGACGCTTGTCTCGACACTGTTGAGCATGTAAGAGGTCCTGTTTCTCCGGTGCCGGGGGTGGTACAGCTGCAACATCTATGAT
Encoded here:
- a CDS encoding ISL3 family transposase, with product MLYSTQTLPCCPVCQTPARRIHSHYERTITDLPWSEFTVCWKLTVRKCFCDNEDCKRRIFSERLVETVAPWARKTSRLIERLTAIGLALAGAAGERLNPHLNLAASRETLLRFVRQLCPPPLITPRVLGVDDFAFRKGHQYGTILVDLEQHQPIELLPDREADTLRQWLQEHPGVEIISRDRSLAYKQGASEGAPDAIQVADRFHLMKNLAEALEKTFRNYVRELKEVESNMFQQSQLILNPIIDVAAVPPPAPEKQDLLHAQQCRDKRLAHYQQTWELHEQGLSFKEIARQVGISLKSVQRYLKQSTFCEREKRHDRGRSLLDPYKPYILERWNQGFRQGRQLYEEIKVLGYQNSYNVVACYLRCLKQVQPPEQSQPVQCIESPYFPLTAQRATWLVFSHHEESDEDSKELLAYLKKYCVVFGEAITLTQDFAQMVREQKVDEFDNWLKRATDSALPAIASFAKGLLDDYDAVRAGLSLKWSNGPVEGLINRLKMLKRQMFGRAELDLLSRRFILTS
- a CDS encoding DUF29 domain-containing protein; this encodes MQTTTLYDQDFYAWTQRQIDLLKTQQWELVDVENLIEEIDSLGKQERRELCNRLGVLLGHLLKWHYQPEARSKSWAATIQEQRRRIQRHLKENPSLKPYLSEAIGIGYEDGLDLVNRETPLDPKQLPQSCPFSKAEIFEEPVDWQP
- a CDS encoding cell division protein SepF, whose protein sequence is MDNLLPFGGLSPHKIRVCCPKSFEDAEEAINAIKADDMLLVNLAALESKLAQRLTDYIAGSTFALSGERMEIGKGVFLFAPPTFSIRKIVASACCEFRIFRALASFW
- a CDS encoding double-stranded RNA binding motif domain-containing protein; this encodes MTTPHLSFSLTIRLTSEQLGFLAYLYPNDDPEDALIKLLERARNRAIRKAEQQVHVLYPGQEAEEGQDISPEQPISQVDDRVENPIGELQELCQRQQVSLPNYEFEALPEGFFCTVQAVGLKGTGEGPSKKMAKMEAARELLGVIGGS